The Paraburkholderia fungorum genome window below encodes:
- the cyoB gene encoding cytochrome o ubiquinol oxidase subunit I, which translates to MFGKLSLDSIPYHEPIIMITAAVIAVVGLSVLGLITYFGKWRYLWAEWLTSVDHKRIGVMYIVVALIMLVRGFADAVMMRTQLALAMDSPGYLPPHHYDQIFTAHGVIMIFFMAMAFMVGLFNLIVPLQIGTRDVAFPFLNSLSFWMTAISAVLINISLVIGEFAQVGWLAYPPLSELQFSPGVGMDYYLWSLQLSGVGTLLTGINFFVTIVKLRAPGMTWMKLPVFTWTALCSNVLIMATFPILALTLALLGLDRYLGMHFFTNDAGGNAMLYLNLIWAWGHPEVYILVLPAFGIYSEVVATFAKKPLFGYKTMVYASCAIMVLSLLVWLHHFFTMGSGADVNAFFGIATMVIAIPTGVKVFNWLFTIYKGRLQFTAPVLWTIGFMVTFVIGGMTGVMMAIPGADFVLHNSLFLVAHFHNVIIGGVVFGYLAGFVFWFPKVFGFKLNEKLGKRAFWFWFVGFYFAFMPLYVLGFMGATRRLNHYDNPAWQPFMIVAALGAALIAIGVVFQVLQLIVSIRDRNKPENRAFSGDPWDGRTLEWSTSSPPPPYNFAIIPQVHTLDAFADMKERGTHRQKAPVYRDIHMPSNTSAGFFIAVFSLVLGFAAVWHIWWLAIVGIVGVFATLIGYSFRENDGYYISAEEVRQIEERHAARTETELENA; encoded by the coding sequence ATGTTCGGAAAACTTTCACTCGACTCGATTCCGTATCACGAGCCGATCATCATGATCACGGCGGCAGTGATCGCCGTGGTCGGCTTGTCGGTACTGGGTCTGATTACCTATTTCGGCAAATGGCGTTACCTGTGGGCCGAATGGCTCACATCAGTCGATCACAAGCGCATCGGCGTCATGTACATCGTGGTGGCGCTCATCATGCTGGTGCGCGGGTTCGCCGACGCGGTGATGATGCGCACGCAGCTCGCGCTGGCGATGGACTCGCCCGGCTATCTGCCGCCGCATCACTATGACCAGATCTTCACGGCGCACGGCGTCATCATGATCTTCTTCATGGCGATGGCGTTCATGGTCGGTCTGTTCAATCTGATAGTGCCGTTGCAGATCGGCACGCGCGACGTCGCATTCCCGTTCCTCAATTCTTTGAGCTTCTGGATGACGGCGATCAGCGCGGTCCTGATCAACATCTCGCTTGTGATCGGCGAATTCGCGCAGGTCGGCTGGCTCGCGTATCCGCCGCTGTCGGAGTTGCAGTTCAGTCCGGGCGTCGGCATGGACTACTACCTGTGGAGTCTGCAGCTCTCGGGGGTCGGCACGCTGCTCACCGGCATCAACTTCTTCGTCACCATCGTCAAGCTGCGCGCGCCGGGCATGACGTGGATGAAGCTACCCGTGTTCACGTGGACCGCGCTGTGCTCGAACGTGCTGATCATGGCCACGTTCCCAATCCTCGCGCTGACGCTGGCGCTGCTCGGTCTCGACCGTTACCTCGGCATGCACTTCTTCACGAATGACGCCGGCGGCAACGCGATGCTGTACCTGAACCTGATCTGGGCCTGGGGCCACCCCGAGGTGTACATCCTCGTGCTGCCCGCGTTCGGCATCTATTCGGAAGTGGTAGCGACGTTCGCGAAGAAGCCGTTGTTCGGCTACAAGACGATGGTCTATGCGTCGTGCGCGATCATGGTTCTGTCGCTGCTGGTCTGGCTGCACCACTTCTTCACGATGGGCTCGGGCGCCGACGTCAATGCGTTCTTCGGTATAGCGACGATGGTGATCGCCATCCCGACTGGTGTGAAGGTGTTCAACTGGCTGTTCACGATCTACAAGGGCCGTCTGCAATTCACCGCGCCTGTCTTGTGGACGATCGGCTTCATGGTCACCTTCGTGATCGGCGGCATGACCGGCGTGATGATGGCGATTCCCGGTGCGGACTTCGTACTGCACAACTCGCTGTTCCTCGTTGCTCACTTCCATAACGTGATCATCGGCGGCGTGGTGTTCGGCTATCTGGCCGGTTTCGTGTTCTGGTTCCCGAAAGTATTCGGTTTCAAGCTCAACGAAAAACTCGGCAAGCGTGCGTTCTGGTTCTGGTTCGTCGGCTTCTACTTTGCGTTCATGCCGCTGTACGTGCTGGGTTTCATGGGGGCCACGCGTCGTCTGAATCACTATGACAATCCCGCATGGCAGCCCTTCATGATCGTCGCCGCGTTGGGTGCCGCGCTGATCGCAATCGGCGTCGTGTTTCAGGTGCTGCAACTGATCGTTAGTATCCGCGATCGCAACAAGCCGGAAAATCGCGCCTTCAGCGGCGATCCGTGGGACGGCCGCACCCTCGAATGGTCGACCAGCTCGCCGCCGCCGCCGTACAACTTCGCGATCATTCCGCAAGTGCATACTCTCGACGCGTTCGCCGACATGAAGGAGCGCGGCACGCATCGGCAGAAGGCGCCGGTGTACCGCGACATCCATATGCCGTCGAATACCAGCGCGGGCTTCTTTATTGCGGTGTTCAGCCTCGTGCTCGGGTTTGCAGCGGTGTGGCATATCTGGTGGCTCGCGATCGTCGGCATTGTAGGGGTATTCGCGACGCTGATCGGGTATAGCTTCCGCGAGAACGACGGCTACTACATTTCGGCCGAAGAGGTCCGGCAGATCGAAGAGCGGCATGCCGCACGCACCGAGACCGAACTGGAGAACGCGTGA
- the cyoE gene encoding heme o synthase gives MNTTTLDARSGTPLSQYVALTKPRVTCLAVFCAVIGMFLATPGLVPWPVLLGGTVGIWLLSAAAFALNCLIEQKIDAKMARTARRPSARGEISRLRILTFAFVLGALGVWTLCTFTNALTMWLTLATFIGYAVIYTIFLKPATPQNIVIGGASGAMPPALGWAAVTGHVPGDAWILVLIIFVWTPPHFWALALYRRKEYAKSGLPMLPNTHGEAYTRLHILLYSIVLFPVTLLPFISGMSDVLYLVVAVSLGAVFVGYAWKLYTRYSDAFARKAFQHSIIYLALLFAALLVDHYARIRIADWLV, from the coding sequence ATGAACACCACCACGCTCGATGCCCGCAGCGGCACGCCACTGTCCCAATACGTCGCGCTGACCAAGCCGCGTGTCACCTGCCTCGCGGTGTTTTGCGCTGTGATCGGCATGTTCCTCGCGACGCCCGGCTTGGTGCCATGGCCAGTTCTGCTCGGCGGCACCGTAGGCATCTGGCTGCTGTCGGCCGCGGCATTCGCGCTGAACTGCCTGATCGAACAGAAGATCGACGCGAAGATGGCGCGCACCGCACGGCGTCCCTCGGCGCGCGGCGAAATCTCGCGGCTGCGCATCCTGACGTTCGCGTTCGTGCTTGGCGCGCTCGGTGTCTGGACCCTCTGCACGTTCACCAATGCATTGACGATGTGGCTCACGCTTGCCACCTTCATCGGCTATGCGGTGATCTACACGATCTTCCTGAAACCAGCGACGCCGCAGAACATCGTGATAGGCGGCGCCTCGGGCGCGATGCCGCCGGCGCTCGGCTGGGCCGCCGTCACCGGTCACGTGCCCGGCGACGCGTGGATCCTCGTGCTGATCATTTTCGTGTGGACGCCCCCGCATTTCTGGGCGCTGGCGCTGTACCGGCGCAAGGAATACGCGAAATCCGGGCTGCCGATGCTGCCGAATACGCACGGCGAGGCGTACACGCGTCTGCACATTCTGCTGTATTCAATCGTGCTGTTCCCCGTTACGCTGCTGCCGTTCATCTCGGGGATGAGCGACGTGCTGTATCTGGTAGTCGCGGTGTCGCTCGGCGCGGTGTTCGTCGGCTATGCGTGGAAGCTCTACACGCGCTATTCCGATGCGTTCGCGCGCAAGGCGTTCCAGCATTCGATCATCTACCTCGCGCTGCTGTTTGCCGCGCTGCTGGTCGACCACTACGCGCGAATCAGGATCGCAGACTGGCTGGTGTAG
- the cyoD gene encoding cytochrome o ubiquinol oxidase subunit IV, protein MAQHLASHAGESHGSVGSYIVGFVLSVILTAAAFVLATNGVLTGNHALLAIAGLALVQIVVHLVFFLHMNSSSAQRWNVTAFGFTVLTAVILIGGTLWVMHNVAMNMMSR, encoded by the coding sequence ATGGCACAACACCTTGCTTCTCATGCAGGCGAGAGCCACGGCAGCGTCGGCAGCTATATCGTCGGTTTCGTGCTGTCGGTGATCCTGACGGCCGCCGCGTTCGTCCTCGCGACGAACGGCGTGCTGACTGGCAATCATGCGCTGCTCGCGATCGCCGGCCTCGCGCTCGTTCAGATCGTCGTACACCTGGTGTTCTTCCTGCACATGAATAGTTCGTCCGCACAGCGATGGAACGTTACGGCATTCGGCTTTACGGTATTGACTGCGGTGATCCTGATCGGCGGGACGCTGTGGGTGATGCATAACGTCGCGATGAACATGATGTCGCGCTAA
- the cyoC gene encoding cytochrome o ubiquinol oxidase subunit III: protein MLQTTLVADPHHHDADHVPSQSVFGFWVYLMTDCIVFASLFAVFAVMSHQFAGGPTGKDLFDIPGVALETAALLLSSITYGFAMLGAHKGKKGALLGWLLVTFLLGASFLVMELREFAHLIGEGAGPGRSAFLSSFFTLVATHGLHVTFGLIWMVVLAVQAIRAPALGERELRRLTCLSMFWHFLDVIWICVFTFVYLASVI from the coding sequence ATGCTACAAACTACTTTAGTTGCCGATCCGCATCATCATGACGCGGACCACGTCCCCTCGCAGTCGGTGTTCGGTTTCTGGGTCTACCTGATGACCGATTGCATTGTGTTCGCGTCGCTGTTCGCGGTGTTCGCGGTGATGAGCCATCAGTTTGCGGGCGGTCCCACCGGGAAGGATCTGTTCGATATCCCCGGCGTCGCGCTCGAAACCGCGGCGCTGCTGTTGAGCAGCATCACGTATGGCTTTGCGATGCTCGGCGCGCACAAGGGCAAGAAGGGCGCGTTGCTCGGTTGGCTGCTCGTGACGTTCCTGCTGGGAGCGTCGTTTCTCGTGATGGAACTGCGCGAATTCGCGCATCTGATCGGAGAAGGCGCGGGTCCTGGACGCAGTGCGTTTCTGTCGTCGTTCTTTACGCTGGTCGCGACACACGGGCTGCACGTGACGTTCGGCCTGATCTGGATGGTGGTGTTGGCCGTGCAGGCCATCCGCGCGCCGGCGCTCGGCGAGCGCGAGCTGCGACGTCTAACCTGCCTGAGCATGTTCTGGCATTTTCTGGACGTCATCTGGATCTGCGTGTTCACCTTTGTCTATCTTGCGAGTGTGATCTAA
- the cyoA gene encoding ubiquinol oxidase subunit II: protein MKKRILHRASSLIRFAPLMMLSGCKLELLDPKGSIGMAEKQLIATSTWAMLIVVIPVILLTLLFAWRYRASNTEAEYRPKWAHSTLIEVVIWTIPSLIILFLAILTWKTTHELDPYKPLASEVKPINVEVVALDWKWLFIYPDLGIATVNQLAFPVDTPVNFTITSDSVMNSFFIPQLGTQVYAMAGMQTRLHLDANEPGDFAGMSANFSGKGFSDMKFRALAKSPADFAAWVAQVRASKDNLDMNRYSVMSEPEEKATVGYFSSVDPKLFHNIIARYNNGHVMDPKDAICAVKG, encoded by the coding sequence ATGAAGAAGCGGATCCTTCATAGGGCATCGAGCCTGATTCGCTTCGCACCGTTGATGATGTTATCGGGGTGCAAGCTGGAACTGCTCGATCCGAAGGGCAGTATAGGCATGGCCGAGAAGCAGTTGATCGCAACGTCCACGTGGGCAATGCTGATCGTGGTGATTCCGGTGATCCTGCTCACGTTGCTGTTTGCGTGGCGTTACCGGGCGAGCAATACAGAGGCCGAGTACCGGCCCAAATGGGCGCACTCGACCCTCATCGAAGTGGTGATCTGGACGATTCCGAGCCTGATCATTCTGTTCCTCGCCATTCTGACGTGGAAAACGACACACGAGCTGGATCCGTACAAGCCGCTCGCATCCGAAGTGAAACCGATCAACGTCGAGGTCGTGGCGCTCGATTGGAAATGGCTGTTCATTTACCCGGACCTGGGCATTGCGACCGTCAACCAGCTCGCGTTCCCGGTCGACACGCCGGTCAATTTCACGATCACGTCGGACTCTGTGATGAATTCGTTCTTCATTCCGCAACTCGGCACGCAGGTCTACGCGATGGCAGGGATGCAAACGCGTCTGCATCTGGACGCAAACGAGCCCGGCGACTTTGCCGGCATGTCGGCGAATTTCAGCGGCAAGGGCTTTTCCGACATGAAGTTCCGCGCGCTGGCGAAGTCACCGGCCGATTTCGCCGCCTGGGTAGCGCAGGTTCGTGCATCGAAGGACAACCTCGACATGAATCGCTACAGCGTCATGTCGGAGCCGGAAGAGAAGGCGACGGTCGGCTATTTCTCGTCGGTCGACCCGAAGCTGTTTCATAACATCATCGCTCGCTACAACAATGGCCACGTCATGGATCCCAAAGACGCCATTTGCGCAGTGAAGGGGTAA